One window of Triticum dicoccoides isolate Atlit2015 ecotype Zavitan chromosome 5A, WEW_v2.0, whole genome shotgun sequence genomic DNA carries:
- the LOC119301523 gene encoding probable inactive receptor kinase RLK902 — MPLRGRGRSLLLLVLALWCSALRCAAPDLAADRAALLALRAAVGPGLPWDASAGVSPCGWRGVGCDNGTGGGRVVALQLPGAGLIGQLPSGTLGNLTALRALSLRSNALSGGIPTDIGSCAELRYLYLQGNQLAGEIPEGFFSLGLLQRLVLSNNQFTGRVSPEFNKLPRLATLYLENNRFNGTLPADLDLPNLQLFNVSNNQLDGPVPASLAGRPAGAFSGTALCGGPLSPCANTSPPPPPPSPLPLNPPASPEDSKSSKLSTAAIAGIAAGAVAALLVVLAVIFFLFCFRRRMTNKADTSTETAAYGDEDASPETVSVARAEKSGVSRSSKPTASDAKKLVFVGGEPEVAYELESLLHASAEVLGKGWLGTTYRATLEGGVAVVTVKRLREVPIPEKEFRGTVAALGALRHDNLVPLRSYFYSKEEKLIVYDFVSAKGLSSLFHGAGSELLDFTARARIALASARGIACIHGAGAGSSHGNIKSSNILVNDARDGAYVADYGLVQLVGASVPLKRVTGYRAPEVTDPRRASQEADVYSFGVLLLELLTGKAPANSVPGSDGAADLPQWVGTVVQEEWTGEVFDAGIANEALVEEEMVRLLQLGTECTERRPDRRPAMADVAARIEDIVGSAQRKTDSAEFHSVDADHSA; from the coding sequence ATGCCTCTGCGTGGGCGGGGGCGCAGCCTCCTGCTTCTCGTCCTCGCGCTGTGGTGCTCCGCGCTCCGGTGCGCCGCGCCGGACCTCGCGGCGGACCGCGCGgcgctgctcgcgctccgggccgcGGTCGGCCCGGGGCTCCCGTGGGACGCGTCGGCCGGGGTCTCGCCGTGCGGGTGGCGCGGCGTAGGGTGTGACAACGGCACCGGAGGCGGCCGCGTCGTCGCGCTGCAGCTCCCCGGCGCCGGCCTGATCGGTCAGCTGCCGTCGGGGACCCTGGGCAACCTCACCGCGCTCAGGGCGCTGTCGCTCCGCTCCAACGCGCTCTCCGGCGGGATCCCCACGGACATCGGCAGCTGCGCGGAGCTCCGGTATCTCTACCTCCAGGGTAACCAGCTCGCCGGCGAGATACCGGAGGGGTTCTTCTCGCTCGGCTTGCTGCAGCGGCTCGTCCTTTCGAATAATCAATTCACTGGCCGTGTGTCGCCGGAGTTCAACAAGCTCCCCCGGCTGGCCACTCTGTACTTGGAGAACAACAGATTTAATGGCACCCTCCCTGCGGACCTCGACCTCCCTAATCTTCAGCTATTCAACGTGTCCAACAACCAGCTCGACGGCCCTGTGCCAGCGTCGCTCGCCGGAAGACCGGCCGGCGCCTTTAGTGGGACAGCGCTATGCGGCGGCCCTCTAAGCCCGTGCGCGAACacttcgccgccgccaccaccgccgtcgcCATTGCCATTGAATCCCCCGGCCTCTCCTGAGGACAGCAAGAGCAGCAAGCTCTCCACTGCCGCGATCGCCGGTATTGCTGCGGGCGCCGTCGCGGCGCTCTTGGTGGTGCTCGCCGTGATCTTCTTCCTGTTCTGTTTCCGTCGTCGCATGACAAATAAGGCCGACACATCCACCGAGACGGCGGCCTACGGCGACGAGGACGCGTCACCGGAGACGGTGTCTGTGGCGAGGGCGGAGAAGAGCGGCGTGTCGCGCTCCTCGAAGCCGACGGCCAGCGACGCCAAGAAGCTGGTGTTCGTGGGAGGTGAGCCGGAGGTGGCCTACGAACTGGAATCGCTGCTGCACGCGTCGGCCGAGGTGCTCGGGAAGGGCTGGCTGGGCACGACGTACCGCGCCACGCTCGAGGGCGGCGTCGCCGTGGTGACCGTCAAGAGGCTGAGGGAGGTGCCCATCCCGGAGAAGGAGTTCCGCGGCACGGTGGCCGCGCTCGGCGCGCTCCGCCACGACAACCTGGTGCCGCTGCGCTCCTACTTCTACAGCAAGGAGGAGAAGCTCATCGTCTACGACTTCGTGAGCGCCAAGGGCCTCTCCTCCCTCTTCCACGGCGCGGGCAGCGAGCTCCTCGACTTCACGGCGCGGGCGCGCATTGCGCTGGCGTCGGCGCGCGGCATCGCCTGCATCCACGGCGCCGGCGCCGGCTCGTCCCACGGCAACATCAAGTCGTCCAACATCCTCGTGAACGACGCGCGCGACGGCGCCTACGTGGCGGACTACGGGCTCGTCCAGCTCGTGGGCGCCAGCGTGCCGCTGAAGCGCGTGACGGGGTACCGCGCCCCGGAGGTGACGGACCCGCGCAGGGCGTCGCAGGAGGCGGACGTGTACAGCTTCGGCGTGCTGCTCCTGGAGCTGCTCACCGGGAAGGCCCCCGCGAACTCGGTGCCGGGGAGCGACGGCGCCGCGGACCTGCCGCAGTGGGTGGGCACGGTGGTGCAGGAGGAGTGGACGGGCGAGGTGTTCGACGCCGGCATCGCCAACGAGGCGCTTGTGGAGGAGGAGATGGTGCGGCTGCTGCAGCTGGgcacggagtgcaccgagcggcgGCCCGACCGGCGGCCCGCGATGGCAGACGTCGCCGCCAGGATAGAGGACATCGTCGGCAGCGCGCAGCGGAAGACGGACTCGGCCGAGTTCCACAGCGTGGACGCCGACCATTCCGCGTAG